In Anaeromyxobacter diazotrophicus, a genomic segment contains:
- a CDS encoding 4'-phosphopantetheinyl transferase family protein: MTPFTRPPPDPVLDAGTVHAWRARLTLPAPELRALAASLSDDELRRAARFRFAVHRDRFIAARGQLRLLLARYLGLAPSAVAFERGPFGKPRLAGGGPRFSASHSEELALYAVAADREVGIDVERVRPMAALAAVADQFFAPGEARALRALAGEARARAFFACWTRKEALLKAAGVGLTAALEAVEVGFGPDPAVLRRAFSAGEEPACSTVVTLRPAPGYAGALAANGLELEVRCWTFAEEGSAAETDEQSEREIEA, from the coding sequence GTGACGCCCTTCACCCGACCGCCCCCGGACCCCGTGCTGGACGCAGGTACCGTCCACGCCTGGCGCGCCCGGCTCACGCTCCCCGCGCCGGAGCTGCGGGCGCTGGCGGCCTCGCTCTCCGACGACGAGCTGCGCCGCGCCGCGCGCTTCCGCTTCGCCGTTCACCGGGACCGGTTCATCGCGGCGCGCGGGCAGCTGCGGCTCCTCCTCGCCCGCTACCTGGGTCTCGCGCCGAGCGCCGTCGCCTTCGAGCGAGGTCCCTTCGGCAAGCCGCGCCTCGCGGGCGGGGGCCCGCGCTTCAGCGCCTCGCACTCCGAGGAGCTGGCGCTGTACGCGGTGGCGGCGGACCGGGAGGTGGGGATCGACGTGGAGCGCGTCCGGCCCATGGCCGCCCTGGCGGCCGTGGCCGACCAGTTCTTCGCGCCGGGCGAGGCGCGGGCGCTCCGCGCGCTCGCGGGCGAGGCGCGGGCGCGGGCCTTCTTCGCCTGCTGGACGCGAAAGGAGGCCCTGCTCAAGGCGGCCGGCGTCGGGCTCACCGCAGCGCTCGAGGCCGTCGAGGTGGGGTTCGGTCCCGATCCGGCGGTGCTGCGCCGAGCGTTCTCAGCGGGCGAGGAGCCTGCGTGCTCGACGGTGGTCACGCTCCGGCCGGCGCCCGGCTACGCCGGCGCGCTGGCGGCGAATGGGCTGGAGCTGGAGGTGCGGTGCTGGACCTTCGCCGAGGAGGGCTCGGCGGCGGAGACGGACGAGCAGTCCGAGAGGGAGATCGAGGCATGA
- a CDS encoding ABC transporter ATP-binding protein, translating into MREAIVSVQEVSKVYRLGKTEVRALSGVSLEIEQGEFLAIAGPSGSGKTTLLNLVGCMDTPTAGSVSVAGQPTASLGERALTELRLRRIGFVFQTFNLVAVLSVEQNVELPLLLQGGRARRERRARVAELLARVGLDAHARHRPSELSGGQRQRVAIARALVGGPALVLADEPTANLDSRTGGEVVDLMKELNQRDGTTFVFSTHDPRVMGHASRLVEIADGRLVAPAEPRALGGGA; encoded by the coding sequence ATGCGCGAGGCGATCGTCTCGGTGCAGGAGGTGAGCAAGGTCTACCGGCTCGGCAAGACCGAGGTCCGGGCGCTGTCCGGCGTCTCGCTCGAGATCGAGCAGGGCGAGTTCCTGGCCATCGCGGGACCCTCGGGGAGCGGCAAGACCACGCTCCTCAACCTGGTCGGCTGCATGGACACCCCCACGGCCGGTTCCGTGTCGGTGGCCGGGCAGCCGACCGCCTCCCTCGGCGAGCGCGCGCTGACGGAGCTCCGGCTCCGGCGCATCGGCTTCGTCTTCCAGACGTTCAACCTGGTGGCGGTGCTGTCGGTGGAGCAGAACGTGGAGCTGCCGTTGCTCCTGCAGGGCGGGCGCGCGCGCCGCGAGCGGCGGGCGCGGGTGGCGGAGCTGCTCGCCCGGGTGGGCCTCGACGCCCATGCCCGCCACCGCCCGAGCGAGCTCTCCGGCGGCCAGCGACAGCGCGTGGCCATCGCGCGCGCTCTCGTCGGAGGCCCGGCGCTCGTCCTCGCCGACGAGCCCACCGCCAACCTCGACTCGCGCACCGGCGGCGAGGTGGTGGACCTCATGAAGGAGTTGAACCAGCGGGACGGCACCACCTTCGTCTTCTCGACCCACGACCCGCGCGTCATGGGGCACGCCTCGCGGCTCGTCGAGATCGCGGACGGGCGCCTGGTCGCGCCGGCCGAGCCGCGGGCGCTGGGGGGCGGCGCATGA
- a CDS encoding ABC transporter permease encodes MIGRPAAAGILLRIALRDLVASRAKTAVVGGIVLFAAALAVAGGAVVEAMDRGMAAAVQGSLSGQLQLQDARSRDVVALYGGTLGEPDLLPFEDFARVKAAVTAVPGVKAVVPMGVGEASLLVPSAFDVALEELRADVRAREVGGGPELAARETAHRARARRMVALLQAERAGPGGLDGAAAEDPDQVAALAQAASDPFWKGYPRDPLGALELLENRVAPLAASSAALPVRYVGTDLEAFRRAFERLEVVEGQLVPPGARGLLVGKRYAEEWLKLKTARRLDQIHDALQRHRRLAGDPELARAAADARRQAREILLQLDPLQAEEAGRRLRRALGSAEPDLTRLLDALLTVDDATFEARYRIFYGELAPLLRLYAVRPGDTVTLQAASRSGYTRAVNVKVWGFVQFRGLESSTFAAAASLLDLLSFRELYGWLTPERAAEIHALQEASGTGGLSREEAEAALFGPGSAVVEEGRSARIAEPAPPPRHVARPAAPATQEELDRGVAPHAAVILDDPSRSAEAALAIEAAGRRAGLSLRAVSWQEASGAVGEFVAVARLVLWAAVAVVLAVALVIVSNALVIATLQRVSEIGTLRAIGAQRGFVRALVVGEALAVGLVFGGAGAGLGALLVAAVRAMGGIPAASDELAFVFSGPALVPVLSRGSVAVALLAVLTVTAGAALYPALLATRVSPLAAMQTDD; translated from the coding sequence ATGATCGGCCGCCCCGCCGCCGCCGGGATCCTGCTGCGGATCGCGCTCCGCGACCTCGTGGCGAGCCGCGCCAAGACCGCGGTGGTCGGGGGGATCGTCCTCTTCGCGGCCGCGCTGGCGGTGGCGGGCGGGGCGGTGGTGGAGGCGATGGACCGGGGCATGGCGGCCGCGGTCCAGGGCAGCCTCTCCGGGCAGCTCCAGCTCCAGGACGCGCGGTCGCGCGACGTGGTGGCGCTCTACGGCGGCACGCTCGGGGAGCCCGACCTCCTGCCGTTCGAGGACTTCGCCCGGGTGAAGGCGGCGGTGACGGCGGTGCCTGGCGTGAAGGCGGTGGTGCCCATGGGCGTGGGCGAGGCTTCGCTCCTCGTGCCGAGCGCCTTCGACGTGGCGCTGGAGGAGCTGCGCGCCGACGTCCGGGCCCGCGAGGTGGGTGGAGGCCCGGAGCTCGCGGCGCGCGAGACGGCCCACCGCGCGCGCGCCCGCCGCATGGTGGCCCTCCTCCAGGCGGAGCGCGCCGGGCCCGGCGGGCTCGACGGGGCGGCGGCGGAGGATCCGGACCAGGTCGCGGCGCTCGCCCAGGCGGCCTCGGACCCGTTCTGGAAGGGCTACCCGCGCGACCCGCTCGGCGCGCTCGAGCTGCTCGAGAACCGCGTCGCGCCCCTCGCGGCGAGCAGCGCGGCGCTGCCGGTGCGGTACGTCGGGACCGATCTCGAGGCGTTCCGGCGCGCCTTCGAGCGGCTGGAGGTGGTGGAGGGACAGCTCGTGCCGCCGGGTGCGCGCGGGCTCCTGGTGGGAAAGCGGTACGCGGAGGAGTGGCTGAAGCTCAAGACGGCGCGGCGCCTCGACCAGATCCACGACGCGCTCCAGCGGCACCGCCGCCTCGCCGGCGACCCCGAGCTGGCGCGCGCCGCCGCCGACGCGCGGCGGCAGGCGCGCGAGATCCTGCTGCAGCTCGACCCGCTCCAGGCGGAGGAGGCGGGCCGGCGGCTGCGGCGCGCGCTCGGCTCGGCCGAGCCCGATCTGACGCGCCTCCTCGACGCGCTCCTCACGGTGGACGACGCGACCTTCGAGGCCCGCTACCGGATCTTCTACGGCGAGCTCGCGCCGCTCCTGCGGCTGTATGCGGTGCGGCCGGGCGACACGGTCACCCTCCAGGCCGCCAGCCGGTCCGGCTACACGCGCGCGGTCAACGTGAAGGTGTGGGGCTTCGTCCAGTTCCGGGGCCTCGAGAGCTCCACCTTCGCCGCCGCCGCGAGCCTGCTCGACCTCCTGTCCTTCCGCGAGCTGTACGGCTGGCTCACGCCGGAGCGCGCGGCCGAGATCCACGCGCTGCAGGAGGCGTCCGGGACCGGCGGCCTCTCGCGCGAGGAGGCGGAGGCGGCGCTCTTCGGCCCGGGCAGCGCCGTGGTCGAGGAGGGGAGGAGCGCTCGCATCGCCGAGCCCGCCCCGCCGCCGCGCCACGTCGCGCGCCCGGCCGCGCCGGCGACGCAGGAGGAGCTCGACCGCGGCGTCGCGCCGCACGCGGCCGTGATCCTGGACGACCCCTCCCGCTCCGCCGAGGCCGCCCTCGCCATCGAGGCCGCCGGGCGCCGGGCGGGGCTGTCGCTCCGGGCCGTCTCCTGGCAGGAGGCCTCGGGCGCGGTGGGCGAGTTCGTGGCCGTGGCCCGGCTCGTGCTCTGGGCGGCGGTCGCGGTCGTGCTGGCGGTGGCGCTCGTCATCGTCAGCAACGCGCTCGTCATCGCCACCCTGCAGCGCGTGAGCGAGATCGGCACGCTGCGCGCCATCGGCGCGCAGCGCGGGTTCGTCCGCGCGCTCGTGGTCGGCGAGGCGCTGGCGGTGGGGCTGGTCTTCGGCGGCGCCGGGGCGGGGCTCGGGGCGCTCCTGGTGGCGGCGGTGCGGGCGATGGGGGGCATCCCGGCCGCGAGCGACGAGCTGGCCTTCGTCTTCTCCGGGCCCGCGCTCGTGCCGGTGCTCTCGCGCGGCTCGGTGGCGGTGGCGCTCCTGGCCGTGCTGACCGTGACCGCCGGGGCGGCGCTCTACCCGGCGCTCCTCGCGACGCGGGTGAGCCCGCTCGCCGCCATGCAGACGGACGACTGA
- a CDS encoding ABC transporter permease: protein MWATLLIAARNLVQHRRRSLLLGGALAAVTALLLLLGAIATGARAAMLQSATTLLTGHVNVGGFYKPRAGAASPVLGRAPEVLAEVRRLVPELTFAAERGRGFGKAISDRAALDVVLAGVDVSAETSFGRRLQMVTGDAAGLAHPGTLLLFEDQARRLGVGVGDAVTLSAQTPRGVRNTVDLRVVAVARSAGALSSFVAFLPGEDLRRLQQLGPGTTGALHLFLRDPAEAPAVAARLRAGLARVGWPLVDADPQPYWQKLEGLEAEPWTGQRLDVSTWEDELSFLGWVFSALRGLTGVLGVVLMGIVVVGITNTLWIAIRERTREIGTLRAIGMGRGQVLRLFLAEAALLALAGAAAGALAAAGLAAGLDRLQLPLPDALQILLVERHLALAVEPLAALRGAAVVVAVTTLAALYPALRAARLSPVSAMQHLG, encoded by the coding sequence ATGTGGGCCACGCTCCTCATCGCCGCCCGCAACCTCGTCCAGCACCGCCGCCGGTCGCTCCTGCTCGGCGGGGCGCTGGCTGCGGTCACCGCGCTCCTGCTGCTCCTCGGCGCGATCGCCACCGGGGCACGCGCCGCCATGCTCCAGTCGGCCACCACGCTCCTCACCGGCCACGTTAACGTGGGAGGCTTCTACAAGCCGCGCGCCGGCGCCGCCTCGCCCGTCCTGGGCCGCGCGCCGGAGGTGCTGGCGGAGGTGCGGCGCCTCGTGCCGGAGCTGACCTTCGCCGCCGAGCGTGGGCGCGGCTTCGGGAAGGCCATCTCCGACCGCGCCGCCCTCGACGTGGTGCTGGCCGGTGTGGACGTCTCGGCCGAGACCTCCTTCGGCCGGCGCCTGCAGATGGTCACGGGTGACGCCGCGGGACTCGCCCACCCCGGCACGCTCCTGCTCTTCGAGGACCAGGCGCGCCGGCTGGGGGTCGGCGTGGGGGACGCGGTGACGCTGTCGGCGCAGACGCCGCGCGGGGTGCGCAACACCGTCGACCTGCGGGTGGTGGCGGTGGCGAGAAGCGCGGGCGCGCTCTCCTCGTTCGTGGCGTTCCTGCCCGGCGAGGACCTGCGGCGCCTCCAGCAACTCGGCCCCGGCACGACCGGCGCCCTCCACCTGTTCCTGCGGGATCCGGCCGAGGCGCCGGCGGTGGCAGCGCGGCTCCGGGCCGGGCTGGCGCGCGTCGGCTGGCCACTCGTGGACGCCGATCCGCAGCCCTACTGGCAGAAGCTGGAGGGCCTCGAGGCGGAGCCCTGGACCGGGCAGCGCCTCGACGTGAGCACCTGGGAGGACGAGCTGTCCTTCCTCGGCTGGGTGTTCTCGGCGCTCCGGGGCCTCACCGGCGTGCTGGGGGTGGTGCTGATGGGGATCGTGGTGGTGGGCATCACGAACACGCTCTGGATCGCGATCCGCGAGCGGACGCGCGAGATCGGGACGCTGCGCGCCATCGGGATGGGGCGCGGCCAGGTGCTGCGGCTGTTCCTCGCCGAGGCCGCGCTGCTGGCCCTGGCCGGCGCGGCGGCCGGCGCCCTCGCCGCGGCCGGGCTGGCGGCGGGGCTCGATCGGCTGCAGCTCCCGCTGCCGGACGCGCTGCAGATCCTGCTCGTCGAGCGCCACCTCGCGCTGGCCGTCGAGCCGCTGGCCGCGCTGCGCGGGGCGGCCGTGGTGGTCGCGGTGACGACGCTCGCCGCCCTCTACCCGGCGCTCCGGGCGGCGCGCCTCTCACCGGTGAGCGCCATGCAGCACCTGGGGTGA
- a CDS encoding outer membrane lipoprotein-sorting protein yields the protein MRGPLAACWIVAALAASPARGLSPVETEQVVRGVDARQASLGDYKADCYMEQKEQGKTDLVYELVVYRRDADEKLMLLFTAPRTEQGKGYLRADKNLWFYDPTVGRWERRTERERIGGTDARRNDFDESRLDEEYHAVWEKDGTLGVYEVHQLLLTVKPGVDVAYPQVRLWVDGASGNVLKRQDLAASGKLLRTSLYPRWKKVWSESKRGELWYPEEIRVYDELERGSSTRIVVRAVDLRPLETNLFTKAFLEGKSR from the coding sequence ATGCGCGGGCCTCTCGCAGCCTGCTGGATCGTTGCCGCCCTCGCCGCGTCCCCGGCGCGGGGCCTCTCGCCGGTGGAGACGGAGCAGGTGGTCCGGGGCGTCGACGCGCGGCAGGCGAGCCTCGGCGACTACAAGGCCGACTGCTACATGGAGCAGAAGGAGCAGGGCAAGACCGACCTCGTCTACGAGCTGGTGGTCTACCGCCGCGACGCCGACGAGAAGCTGATGCTCCTCTTCACCGCGCCCCGCACCGAGCAGGGGAAGGGCTACCTCCGGGCCGACAAGAACCTGTGGTTCTACGACCCGACGGTGGGGCGCTGGGAGCGGCGCACCGAGCGCGAGCGGATCGGCGGGACCGACGCGCGGCGGAACGACTTCGACGAGTCGCGCCTCGACGAGGAGTACCACGCGGTCTGGGAGAAGGACGGGACCCTCGGCGTGTACGAGGTCCACCAGCTCCTGCTCACGGTCAAGCCCGGCGTGGACGTCGCCTACCCGCAGGTGCGGTTGTGGGTCGACGGCGCGAGCGGCAACGTGCTGAAGCGGCAGGACCTGGCCGCCTCGGGCAAGCTGCTGCGGACCAGCCTCTACCCGCGGTGGAAGAAGGTCTGGTCGGAGTCGAAGCGCGGCGAGCTCTGGTACCCGGAGGAGATCCGCGTCTACGACGAGCTGGAGCGAGGCAGCTCGACCCGTATCGTGGTGCGCGCCGTGGACCTCCGGCCGCTCGAGACGAACCTGTTCACGAAGGCGTTCCTGGAAGGGAAGAGCCGATGA
- the larA gene encoding nickel-dependent lactate racemase, whose translation MDLELLYGRGTLPLRLPDELSVTVIRKPAMPVLPSAEEGVRAALAAPVAARPLREEAAGKASACILICDITRPVPNRLLLGPLVRELLEAGVPRAGITVLVATGLHRPNQGAELAELVGDPWVLATVKVENHDARDDAAHLDLGRTAAGTPVKLDRRFAGAELKLVTGLVEPHFMAGYSGGRKVIAPGVAHKETITTFHSSRFMAHPKADNCVLAGNPLHEEQLAIAAMLGRVLCVNTVLDEERRLSFVNYGEVVASHAEAVRFVERYAIVRVPRRFRTVVTSAAGYPLDKTYYQTVKGMVSPKDILAPGANLVIASECSEGMGSKEYVAAQERLLALGEDGFLAAIAEKRFADVDEWQTQMQVKPMKLARVHLYTRGLRPGDRALTGVHLVDSVEEAVLASVRASGDPAVAVIPEGPYVLPVYAEA comes from the coding sequence ATGGACCTCGAGCTCCTGTACGGCCGCGGCACGCTCCCGCTGCGCCTCCCCGACGAGCTGTCCGTCACCGTCATCCGCAAGCCCGCGATGCCGGTGCTCCCGTCCGCCGAGGAGGGCGTGCGGGCGGCGCTGGCGGCGCCGGTGGCGGCGCGCCCGCTGCGCGAGGAGGCGGCCGGGAAGGCGAGCGCCTGCATCCTCATCTGCGACATCACGCGGCCGGTGCCGAACCGGCTCCTCCTCGGGCCGCTGGTGCGCGAGCTGCTCGAGGCGGGCGTGCCGCGGGCCGGGATCACGGTGCTGGTCGCGACCGGGCTCCACCGGCCGAACCAGGGCGCGGAGCTGGCCGAGCTGGTCGGGGATCCGTGGGTGCTCGCGACCGTGAAGGTCGAGAACCACGACGCGCGCGACGACGCGGCCCACCTCGACCTGGGCCGCACCGCCGCCGGCACCCCGGTGAAGCTCGACCGCCGCTTCGCCGGCGCGGAGCTGAAGCTCGTCACCGGCCTCGTCGAGCCGCACTTCATGGCCGGCTACTCGGGCGGCCGGAAGGTCATCGCCCCCGGCGTCGCCCACAAGGAGACCATCACCACCTTCCACAGCTCGCGCTTCATGGCCCATCCGAAGGCGGACAACTGCGTGCTGGCCGGGAACCCGCTGCACGAGGAGCAGCTCGCCATCGCCGCCATGCTGGGGCGGGTGCTGTGCGTGAACACCGTCCTCGACGAGGAGCGGCGGCTCTCCTTCGTGAACTACGGCGAGGTGGTGGCGAGCCACGCCGAGGCGGTCCGCTTCGTCGAGCGGTACGCCATCGTGCGGGTGCCGCGCCGCTTCCGCACGGTGGTGACGAGCGCCGCAGGCTACCCGCTCGACAAGACCTACTACCAGACGGTGAAGGGCATGGTGTCGCCGAAGGACATCCTCGCCCCCGGCGCGAACCTCGTCATCGCCTCCGAGTGCTCGGAGGGCATGGGCTCGAAGGAGTACGTCGCGGCGCAGGAGCGGCTCCTCGCGCTCGGGGAGGACGGCTTCCTGGCCGCTATCGCGGAGAAGCGCTTCGCCGACGTGGACGAGTGGCAGACCCAGATGCAGGTGAAGCCGATGAAGCTGGCCCGGGTGCACCTCTACACCCGCGGCCTCCGCCCGGGCGACCGCGCCCTCACCGGCGTGCACCTCGTCGACTCGGTGGAGGAGGCGGTGCTGGCGAGCGTGCGCGCCAGCGGCGACCCCGCGGTGGCGGTCATCCCGGAGGGCCCGTACGTCCTGCCGGTGTACGCGGAGGCGTAG
- a CDS encoding amino acid ABC transporter ATP-binding protein yields the protein MSGSGADPIIQLRGVAKAFGKFQALRGVDLDVGRGERIVICGPSGSGKSTLIRCINRLEEHDAGTVVVDGVELSEDLRAIERIRREVGMVFQQFNLFPHLTVLENVALAPHTVLKLPLAEAEARAMQQLERVRIGDQAAKHPGQLSGGQQQRVAIARALCMQPRIMLFDEPTSALDPEMVKEVLDVMLELARGGMTMVVVTHEMGFARSVADRVLFMDAGRIVEQAPPAEFFAAPKHERTRDFLAKVLPR from the coding sequence GTGAGCGGCTCCGGGGCGGACCCCATCATCCAGCTGCGCGGCGTCGCGAAGGCCTTCGGCAAGTTCCAGGCGCTGCGCGGGGTGGACCTCGACGTCGGCCGCGGCGAGCGCATCGTCATCTGCGGGCCCTCCGGCTCGGGCAAGTCCACCCTCATCCGCTGCATCAACCGGCTGGAGGAGCACGACGCCGGGACGGTCGTGGTGGACGGCGTCGAGCTCAGCGAGGACCTGCGCGCCATCGAGCGCATCCGCCGCGAGGTGGGGATGGTCTTCCAGCAGTTCAACCTCTTCCCCCACCTCACCGTGCTCGAGAACGTGGCGCTCGCGCCGCACACCGTGCTGAAGCTGCCGCTCGCCGAGGCCGAGGCGCGCGCCATGCAGCAGCTCGAGCGGGTGCGGATCGGCGATCAGGCGGCCAAGCACCCCGGCCAGCTCTCGGGCGGCCAGCAGCAGCGCGTCGCCATCGCCCGCGCGCTCTGCATGCAGCCGCGCATCATGCTCTTCGACGAGCCCACCAGCGCGCTCGACCCGGAGATGGTGAAGGAGGTGCTGGACGTCATGCTGGAGCTGGCGCGCGGCGGCATGACCATGGTGGTGGTCACCCACGAGATGGGCTTCGCCCGCTCGGTGGCCGACCGGGTGCTCTTCATGGACGCCGGCCGCATCGTGGAGCAGGCGCCGCCGGCGGAGTTCTTCGCTGCGCCGAAGCACGAGCGCACGCGCGACTTCCTGGCCAAGGTGTTGCCGCGGTGA
- a CDS encoding amino acid ABC transporter permease, whose amino-acid sequence MNDPLAAPARAGWLRRNLFATPLSAFGTVLLGAFGVWAAARAFHWAVGGAVFRADEAACLALDHRAACWGFVAEKHRLILFGRYPYAEQWRPLAATALVLAMLLATAWPRLWRRWIVSAWALVMAAFLFLMGGGALGLRRVETGEWGGLPLTVLLTAVAMTASIPLGVLLALARRSPLPLARTLASGYVELVRGVPLITVLFVASFVFPLVLPQGLGLGALGRVCIAMTLFQAAYLAEVVRGGLQALPRGQHEAAASLGLGYWQTQRRVILPQALVLVIPSFVNSLLSMFMDTSLVTVVSMYDLTGSLRLALGDPRWRSFFLEGYLFVAAVYFVACLALSRYSQWLERRLGGWARRPREARA is encoded by the coding sequence GTGAACGACCCCCTCGCCGCGCCCGCGCGCGCCGGCTGGCTGCGCCGGAACCTGTTCGCCACGCCGCTGAGCGCGTTCGGCACGGTGCTGCTCGGCGCCTTCGGGGTCTGGGCGGCTGCCCGCGCGTTCCACTGGGCCGTCGGCGGTGCCGTGTTCCGGGCCGACGAGGCCGCCTGCCTCGCGCTCGACCACCGCGCCGCCTGCTGGGGCTTCGTGGCCGAGAAGCACCGGCTCATCCTGTTCGGCCGCTACCCGTACGCCGAGCAGTGGCGGCCGCTCGCCGCCACCGCGCTCGTCCTCGCCATGCTGCTCGCCACCGCCTGGCCGCGGCTGTGGCGGCGCTGGATCGTCTCGGCCTGGGCGCTCGTCATGGCCGCCTTCCTCTTCCTCATGGGCGGCGGCGCGCTCGGGCTGCGCCGCGTCGAGACCGGCGAGTGGGGCGGGCTGCCGCTCACCGTGCTCCTCACCGCGGTGGCCATGACCGCCTCCATCCCGCTCGGCGTGCTGCTGGCGCTGGCGCGCCGCTCGCCGCTGCCGCTCGCCCGCACCCTCGCCTCGGGGTACGTCGAGCTGGTGCGCGGGGTGCCGCTCATCACCGTGCTCTTCGTCGCCTCGTTCGTCTTCCCGCTGGTGCTGCCGCAAGGGCTCGGCCTCGGCGCGCTCGGCCGCGTCTGCATCGCCATGACGCTCTTCCAGGCCGCCTACCTGGCCGAGGTGGTCCGGGGCGGGCTCCAGGCGCTCCCGCGCGGCCAGCACGAGGCGGCCGCGTCGCTCGGGCTCGGCTACTGGCAGACGCAGCGCCGCGTCATCCTCCCGCAGGCGCTGGTGCTCGTCATCCCCAGCTTCGTGAACAGCCTGCTCTCGATGTTCATGGACACCTCGCTCGTCACCGTGGTCAGCATGTACGATCTCACCGGCTCGCTGCGGCTCGCGCTCGGCGACCCGCGCTGGCGCAGCTTCTTCCTGGAGGGGTACCTGTTCGTGGCCGCCGTCTACTTCGTCGCGTGCCTGGCGCTGTCGCGCTACAGCCAGTGGCTGGAGCGGCGGCTCGGGGGCTGGGCCCGGCGCCCGCGGGAGGCGCGGGCGTGA
- a CDS encoding amino acid ABC transporter permease, protein MKVASLSFRTRSGRARLYQLALAAALVALAAGAAVTTRENLAARQIRSGFGFLAEPAGFDIGEGPVPFTPQDSYLWAFLAGLGNTLRVAAVGIVLATLLGTVVGLGRLSRNALARWLSTAYVEVLRNVPLVVQLLAWYVSITELLPDAASPLQLAPHVYLSKSGLAYPTPVWARGWALALGALPLGLGAAWALLRWARARRERTGHTPQVRWAALLLLVALPAAGWALGGAPRALDVPEVTAFNVAGGGGVTPEFLSLLLGLVGFTAAYIAEIVRSGVLAVPHGQTEAAAALGLTRRQALRLVLLPQALRVIVPPLTSQFLNLTKNSSLAVVIGYPDLVSIANTAINQNGQALECIVLIMAVYLFVNLLTALGMGVYNRRVALVER, encoded by the coding sequence GTGAAGGTCGCATCGCTCTCGTTCAGGACGCGCTCCGGCCGGGCGCGCCTGTACCAGCTCGCGCTCGCGGCGGCGCTGGTGGCGCTCGCCGCGGGCGCGGCGGTCACCACCCGCGAGAACCTCGCGGCGCGGCAGATCCGCTCGGGGTTCGGGTTCCTCGCCGAGCCGGCCGGCTTCGACATCGGCGAGGGGCCCGTCCCCTTCACGCCCCAGGACAGCTACCTGTGGGCGTTCCTGGCCGGCCTCGGCAACACGCTGCGGGTGGCGGCGGTCGGGATCGTCCTCGCCACCCTGCTCGGCACGGTGGTCGGCCTGGGCCGCCTCTCGCGCAACGCGCTCGCCCGCTGGCTCTCCACCGCCTACGTGGAGGTGCTGCGGAACGTCCCCCTCGTGGTGCAGCTCCTCGCCTGGTACGTCTCCATCACCGAGCTGTTGCCCGACGCGGCGAGCCCGCTCCAGCTCGCGCCGCACGTCTACCTGTCCAAGAGCGGCCTCGCCTACCCGACGCCGGTCTGGGCGCGGGGCTGGGCCCTGGCGCTCGGCGCGCTCCCGCTGGGCCTCGGCGCGGCCTGGGCGCTCCTGCGCTGGGCGCGCGCCCGGCGCGAGCGGACCGGCCACACGCCGCAGGTGCGCTGGGCGGCGCTGCTGCTCCTCGTGGCGCTCCCCGCCGCCGGCTGGGCGCTGGGCGGCGCGCCGCGCGCGCTCGACGTCCCCGAGGTGACCGCCTTCAACGTGGCGGGCGGCGGCGGCGTCACCCCGGAGTTCCTCTCGCTGCTCCTCGGCCTCGTCGGCTTCACCGCCGCCTACATCGCCGAGATCGTCCGCTCCGGGGTGCTGGCCGTGCCGCACGGCCAGACCGAGGCGGCGGCGGCGCTCGGGCTCACCCGGCGCCAGGCGCTCCGGCTGGTGCTCCTGCCGCAGGCGCTGCGGGTCATCGTCCCGCCGCTCACGAGCCAGTTCCTGAACCTCACCAAGAACTCCTCGCTGGCGGTCGTCATCGGTTACCCCGACCTCGTCTCGATCGCCAACACCGCCATCAACCAGAACGGTCAGGCGCTGGAGTGCATCGTCCTCATCATGGCCGTCTACCTCTTCGTGAACCTCCTGACCGCGCTCGGCATGGGCGTCTACAACCGCCGGGTGGCGCTGGTGGAGCGGTGA